DNA sequence from the Antarctobacter heliothermus genome:
AGGTCGGTGCGCCATTGGTCGAGGCGGGTGGCCAGCGCGGAATCCTGCAGGGCGAGGATTCCGGCGGCCATGAGGCCCGCGTTTTTCGCGCCCGCCGCGCCGATGGCCATGGTGGCGACGGGAAAGCCGCGTGGCATCTGGAGGATGGAATAGAGGCTGTCGACACCGTTGAGAGCGCGGGTCTGGACAGGGACGCCGACCACCGGCACGCGGGTCTTGGAGGCCATCATGCCGGGCAGGTGCGCCGCGCCGCCTGCGCCTGCGATGATGACGTGCAGGCCGCGATCGACGGCCGTCTTGCCGTAGTCCCAGAGCCGATCCGGGGTGCGGTGGGCCGAAACGATGCGCGTCTCATATGGAACGCCGAGTTCGTCGAGAACGTCGGCGGCCTCGACCATTGTGGGCCAGTCCGACTGACTGCCCATGATGATGCCGACCTTGGGGCTGTCCATCTGTGC
Encoded proteins:
- the purE gene encoding 5-(carboxyamino)imidazole ribonucleotide mutase, with amino-acid sequence MDSPKVGIIMGSQSDWPTMVEAADVLDELGVPYETRIVSAHRTPDRLWDYGKTAVDRGLHVIIAGAGGAAHLPGMMASKTRVPVVGVPVQTRALNGVDSLYSILQMPRGFPVATMAIGAAGAKNAGLMAAGILALQDSALATRLDQWRTDLSASIAEEPTRD